From the genome of Arthrobacter sp. ERGS1:01:
AAGCACGGGACGACTGTGTCGTGCATCATGTTACTCGTGAGTAACTAAAGAGTTCAAGGCCACACGCCGCAGCGCCCCGCGCCGCAGGTAGCCGGCGGCTTACGCCCCGTCGTCGCCCTTGGGCGCCCGCGGCTCCTTGGGCGGCAGCGGCTCGGGATGCGCCATGGCCTCGGTCAACAGGGCCGCCGTCATCTCGATCTGCCAGGGGCGGGCGCCGAGCCCGGCCAGGGCGTCGGCCACGGTCTCCTCCGTGATGGGCGACGGCGGCCGCCAGCAGATCCGCCGCAGGAAGTCGGGGGTGAGGATGTTCTCGGCCGGGATGTTCACGTCCTCGGCGAGCTGCGCCAGCCGCGGCCGCACCGTGGCGAGGCGGGCGGCGGCCTCGGGGTCGCGATCGGCCCAAATGCGCGGGGGCGGCGGGGCGTTGTTGGCCACCTGCAACGGCGGCAGGTCGGTGCTGTTCTTGGCGGTCTGCAGCGCATGGAGCCACTTGGGGGCGTCGCGTTTGGCGGCCCGGCCGTGGAATCCGGACAGGCCCAACAGGGCCGGAACCGTGGTGGGCATGGCTTTTGCCGCGGCGATGATGGCCGAGTCCGGGATCAGCCGGCTCGGGGCAATGTCGCGGTGCTGGGCCAGCTTGTCCCGCGTGTGCCAAAGTTCACGGACGGCTGCCAGCTGCACGCGGTTGCGGATCGCGTGGGAGCCGGAGGTACGCCGCCACGGGTCCACCCGGGGTGCGGGCACGCCGGAATCGACCAGGTGAGCGAATTCCTGGGCGGCGTAGTCGAGCTTCCCGTCGGCGGCGAGCAGGGCCACGAGCTCCTCTTCCAGCTCGGCCAGCACCTCCACGTCCAGGGCGGCGTAGCGCAGCCACGGTTCGGGCAGCGGCCGGCG
Proteins encoded in this window:
- a CDS encoding HRDC domain-containing protein gives rise to the protein MTTPETTAHSRARSKKSTDLKIPGQAKGAAALITTLDDSPLTHVVIDGVRVDLEDLPTLVELDMPREGIPDVITTEPALKRCAAALAAGHGPAGVDTERASGFRYGQRAFLVQIRREGAGTWLIDPEAFEDLKIIDEALRGVEWILHAASQDLPCLAEVGMWPDKLFDTELAARLAGLPRVGLGAVVESLLGYHLAKEHSAADWSRRPLPEPWLRYAALDVEVLAELEEELVALLAADGKLDYAAQEFAHLVDSGVPAPRVDPWRRTSGSHAIRNRVQLAAVRELWHTRDKLAQHRDIAPSRLIPDSAIIAAAKAMPTTVPALLGLSGFHGRAAKRDAPKWLHALQTAKNSTDLPPLQVANNAPPPPRIWADRDPEAAARLATVRPRLAQLAEDVNIPAENILTPDFLRRICWRPPSPITEETVADALAGLGARPWQIEMTAALLTEAMAHPEPLPPKEPRAPKGDDGA